In Desulfitobacterium chlororespirans DSM 11544, one DNA window encodes the following:
- a CDS encoding ABC transporter substrate-binding protein, with product MNNTISCKLSKQRVYLLLSLGLVLLLGIFAVGCGNSQVSGAAGDSNTLTISVVTKGMYLDAAVQKFEELHPGVTVKVEEYTSNPLSAPSGGKNQGMALRNEDPADIEKYLTAMNAQLMTGQGSDIMLLNYLPYETYADKNLLTDIGQLMESDPDFDLSKYYRNILEALKYKGSLYGLPVGFSVDMMATDKSLLADAQVEIEDGTWNWQDFVQAAEKVIQERNGGDDGEIYALAGMNETMLITALVRENFSKLVDREKREAYFDGQDFLDLLNLCQYLIDHNLLNTEPNQNKAMELAARGNLVFNITSLKGLINLQTLKASMGGEVQLLKPPGNGGNLTFSTDALYGINSNSVNQELAWEFLKLLVSDEMMSQSMFLGMPINKSVVPEMIRQANDIAQKGGAKIMMKSAGESQAQNITLQPLAQEDIDFVESLLTKANVYNGANQKILAIVQEETAAFFTGQKSAEMTAKLIQDRVNTYLHE from the coding sequence CCCTGACCATTTCAGTGGTGACCAAGGGCATGTACCTGGATGCCGCTGTGCAGAAATTTGAGGAACTCCATCCGGGGGTGACGGTTAAAGTCGAGGAATACACTTCCAATCCGCTGTCGGCTCCTTCCGGGGGCAAGAATCAAGGAATGGCCCTCCGGAATGAGGACCCCGCCGATATCGAAAAATACCTGACGGCTATGAATGCCCAGCTCATGACCGGGCAGGGCAGCGATATTATGCTTTTAAACTATCTGCCCTATGAGACTTATGCCGATAAGAACCTGCTCACCGATATCGGTCAGTTGATGGAGTCGGACCCGGATTTCGACCTGAGCAAATACTATAGAAACATACTGGAGGCTCTGAAATATAAGGGCAGCCTCTATGGATTGCCCGTCGGCTTCAGTGTTGATATGATGGCCACCGACAAATCTTTACTGGCGGATGCCCAGGTGGAGATTGAGGACGGCACCTGGAACTGGCAGGATTTTGTACAGGCAGCGGAAAAAGTCATTCAAGAGAGGAACGGGGGAGACGACGGGGAGATTTATGCCTTGGCCGGTATGAATGAAACCATGCTGATCACCGCTTTAGTCCGGGAAAATTTCAGTAAACTGGTGGATAGGGAGAAAAGGGAGGCTTATTTTGACGGTCAGGATTTTCTGGATCTCCTGAATCTATGCCAATACCTGATTGATCATAACCTGCTTAACACGGAGCCCAATCAGAATAAGGCCATGGAGCTGGCAGCCAGGGGCAACCTTGTGTTCAATATAACTTCTCTTAAAGGGCTGATTAATCTGCAAACACTTAAGGCATCGATGGGCGGGGAAGTGCAGCTGTTGAAACCACCCGGCAACGGCGGCAACCTCACCTTTTCCACCGATGCGCTATACGGGATCAACAGTAACTCCGTCAACCAGGAGCTGGCTTGGGAATTCCTCAAGCTTTTGGTATCCGATGAGATGATGAGTCAGTCCATGTTTTTGGGAATGCCTATCAATAAAAGCGTTGTTCCCGAAATGATTCGCCAGGCTAACGATATCGCCCAGAAGGGCGGAGCGAAGATCATGATGAAATCGGCAGGTGAGAGCCAGGCTCAGAATATAACCCTGCAGCCCCTGGCTCAGGAAGATATAGATTTTGTAGAAAGCCTGCTGACCAAGGCTAATGTTTATAACGGTGCCAATCAAAAGATCCTGGCCATTGTTCAGGAAGAGACGGCGGCTTTCTTCACCGGACAGAAAAGTGCGGAGATGACCGCCAAGCTGATTCAGGATCGGGTGAATACTTATTTGCATGAGTGA